In Pyxidicoccus xibeiensis, the following proteins share a genomic window:
- a CDS encoding M56 family metallopeptidase, which produces METGWLSDVGGWASAWPEGLWRASWQGALCAALVWALARAWPRMPASLRAGLWWLVALKFVVSLGWMPAVPLPLLPAPLAARVELALKGDGRVASREQGAPGLAVTERGEASRGQGSSGLAVTGQTSAPVASLAPVEQVRVTDAAAPRAELESVPRPVPWLHVVTLVLLVAWLAGVVWQVRGHVKGWASMRRLRQRARPLEHPVLESEVRTLSSVAGLRRVPALLVSDSVVSPLATGLLSPVVVLPAKAVRRLPVEALRMALAHELAHLRRGDLWLGWVPALAEALLFFHPLARRAAREYALAREEACDAEALRLTGAEPADYGELLLAFGVTRAHGTAAAHGASAHIHALHRRLSMLEHVEAVPARPRRLLKVALSALGLAALVPFQVVAQEAAEKSGTPAPASAPKPAAEASKAPAPASAPKPAAEASKASEADTRPGRVASVPPAPPTPRVASVPPAPPAPRVASIPPAPPAPRVASVPPAPPVPAAPRVGPVPPVPPSPPIPRGALAAVPAAPPVPPAPPRPPRGHLHDDESGYVLLSDGMATMNGSTVDLELARMFQKKGKELLYVRRKGEAFIIRDANTLKAIRAALEPVREMGKAQGDLGEKQGALGEKQGALGQRQGELGMKQGALGMKQAELAHKQAGLHLEEMRLDSLPEAERDRRRAELRKQELALEQEMKPLEQQMQALGEQMEVLGREQEKLGEQQEVLGREQEKLGEQHQARVEETEKKVQGLIDEALKKGLGEPLPT; this is translated from the coding sequence ATGGAGACGGGCTGGCTTTCTGACGTGGGTGGCTGGGCGTCGGCGTGGCCGGAGGGGCTGTGGCGGGCGTCGTGGCAGGGCGCGCTGTGCGCGGCGCTGGTGTGGGCGCTGGCGCGGGCCTGGCCGAGGATGCCGGCCTCGCTGCGCGCGGGGCTGTGGTGGCTGGTGGCGCTGAAGTTCGTGGTGTCGCTGGGGTGGATGCCTGCCGTGCCGCTGCCGCTGCTGCCCGCACCGCTGGCAGCGCGTGTCGAGTTGGCTCTGAAGGGCGACGGGCGCGTCGCGAGTCGCGAGCAAGGTGCGCCGGGGCTCGCGGTGACGGAGCGCGGAGAAGCCAGTCGCGGTCAGGGCTCATCAGGGCTCGCGGTGACAGGGCAGACGAGCGCTCCTGTCGCAAGCCTCGCGCCAGTGGAGCAGGTGCGCGTCACTGACGCGGCTGCGCCCCGCGCGGAGCTGGAGTCCGTCCCGCGTCCCGTGCCCTGGCTCCACGTCGTGACGCTGGTGCTACTGGTGGCCTGGCTTGCGGGGGTGGTGTGGCAGGTGCGAGGCCACGTGAAGGGCTGGGCCAGCATGCGGCGGCTGCGCCAGCGCGCGCGTCCGCTGGAGCACCCGGTGCTGGAGTCCGAGGTGCGCACGCTGTCCTCCGTCGCTGGGCTGCGACGGGTGCCCGCGCTGCTGGTGTCCGACTCGGTGGTGAGTCCGCTGGCCACGGGGCTGCTGTCCCCGGTGGTGGTGCTGCCGGCGAAGGCCGTGCGGCGGCTGCCGGTGGAGGCGCTGCGCATGGCGCTGGCACACGAGCTGGCGCACCTGCGCCGGGGAGACCTTTGGCTCGGCTGGGTGCCGGCGCTGGCGGAGGCACTCTTGTTCTTCCATCCGCTCGCGCGCCGCGCCGCACGTGAGTACGCCCTGGCGCGCGAGGAGGCCTGTGACGCCGAGGCCCTGCGCCTCACCGGCGCGGAGCCCGCCGACTACGGGGAGCTGCTCCTCGCCTTCGGTGTCACCCGAGCCCACGGTACCGCGGCCGCGCACGGTGCGTCCGCCCACATCCATGCATTGCACAGGAGGTTGAGCATGTTGGAGCACGTCGAAGCCGTCCCCGCCCGCCCGCGCCGTCTGTTGAAGGTGGCGCTCTCCGCCCTCGGCCTCGCCGCCCTGGTGCCCTTCCAGGTCGTCGCACAGGAGGCCGCGGAGAAGTCCGGGACGCCCGCCCCCGCGTCCGCGCCGAAGCCCGCCGCCGAGGCGTCGAAGGCGCCCGCCCCCGCGTCCGCGCCGAAGCCCGCCGCCGAGGCGTCGAAGGCGTCCGAGGCTGACACGCGCCCGGGCCGTGTGGCTTCGGTGCCCCCTGCGCCGCCCACGCCACGTGTGGCCTCCGTTCCGCCCGCGCCCCCCGCGCCACGCGTGGCCTCCATTCCGCCCGCGCCCCCCGCGCCGCGCGTGGCCTCCGTGCCGCCCGCGCCCCCGGTGCCGGCCGCCCCCCGCGTCGGCCCGGTGCCGCCCGTTCCTCCGAGTCCTCCCATCCCGCGCGGGGCCCTCGCCGCCGTGCCGGCCGCCCCGCCGGTGCCTCCCGCTCCGCCCAGGCCCCCTCGCGGCCACCTGCACGATGACGAGAGCGGCTACGTGCTGCTCTCCGACGGCATGGCGACCATGAACGGCAGCACGGTGGACCTCGAGCTGGCGCGCATGTTCCAGAAGAAGGGCAAGGAGCTGCTCTACGTGCGCCGCAAGGGCGAGGCGTTCATCATCCGTGACGCCAACACGCTGAAGGCCATCCGCGCGGCGCTGGAGCCCGTGCGGGAGATGGGCAAGGCCCAGGGCGACCTCGGCGAGAAGCAGGGCGCGCTGGGGGAGAAGCAGGGCGCGCTCGGACAGAGGCAGGGCGAGCTGGGCATGAAGCAGGGCGCGCTGGGCATGAAGCAGGCGGAGCTGGCCCACAAGCAGGCCGGGCTGCACCTGGAGGAGATGCGCCTGGACTCGCTCCCCGAGGCCGAGCGCGACCGCCGCCGCGCGGAGCTGCGCAAGCAGGAGCTGGCCCTGGAGCAGGAGATGAAGCCCCTGGAGCAGCAGATGCAGGCGCTGGGCGAGCAGATGGAGGTCCTGGGCCGCGAGCAGGAGAAGCTCGGCGAGCAGCAGGAAGTCCTGGGCCGCGAGCAGGAGAAGCTCGGCGAGCAGCACCAGGCCCGCGTGGAGGAGACCGAGAAGAAGGTCCAGGGCCTCATCGACGAGGCGCTGAAGAAGGGCCTGGGCGAGCCGCTGCCCACCTGA
- a CDS encoding BlaI/MecI/CopY family transcriptional regulator: MKKPVGEQELVVLRYVAEHGPATVGEVAERFGEAQGLARSTILTVMERLRLKGYLTRRKVEGVFQYASPVPASELLRDVVGDFVQRSLSGSVSPFAAYLSEADDVSDEELAQLQDVVARLRSKKRKE, from the coding sequence ATGAAGAAGCCGGTGGGAGAGCAGGAGCTGGTGGTGCTGCGGTACGTGGCGGAGCACGGCCCGGCGACGGTGGGGGAGGTGGCCGAGCGCTTTGGCGAGGCGCAGGGGCTGGCGCGCTCCACCATCCTGACGGTGATGGAGCGGCTGCGGCTGAAGGGGTACCTGACGCGGCGGAAGGTGGAGGGCGTGTTCCAGTACGCCTCGCCGGTGCCGGCGTCGGAGCTGCTGCGGGACGTGGTGGGGGACTTCGTGCAGCGCTCGCTGTCCGGGTCGGTGTCGCCCTTCGCCGCGTACCTGTCCGAGGCGGACGACGTGTCCGACGAGGAGCTGGCGCAGCTGCAGGACGTGGTGGCGCGGCTTCGCTCGAAGAAGCGGAAGGAGTAG
- a CDS encoding ATP-binding protein yields the protein MSAGPAGWEGLTRSRAAPDSGASAQELLLQVGASLHATLVVDGRGWIVWMDAVLAGAAGWRGEPPVGHRMDEVLGDLPWLRGALEAALEGTEGLCEGGGRGQRLSAVVVPVYGDDGTLAGVCARLRSVESPKRAPPEEPRAGMADAIEERLAREHLEQKTSLLRATFDSITEGVIVVGLDRKMTAFNKRFQEMWGLTDAMMEDRDAQRALARAIPLVKDPEAFIARVQRRFEPSAEEDTDTVELLDGRVLERRSIPQRLGDTIVGRIWSYRDVTAERHAQAEQARLLAAEQHARERLEESFAVLDTFLNHAPIGLAFIGRDLRYLRINDALAALHGPRREENVGRTVREMTPRLASTIEPLLRQVLETGVPIIGINMTGEVPVTPGEPRHWQVSYYPVSTASGGILGVGAVVVEVTAERRAQADRERLLREAEEAIRIRDDFLSIAAHELKTPLTPLKLHLQMMKGQADAGRLVSPHHVDKALTQVSRLRVLVNDLLDTSRIQAGRLELSTGSICLREFIRDVLSDFRAVSALHSLEFEEAGEPLVIQGDRGRLHQVMTNLVENALKYSPSGGTVRVMVRREGALAIVSVKDEGIGIPEDQQAHLFERFFRARNAPISGFGGLGLGLYICHDIIERHGGHIWVESGAGRGSTFHFSLPLADGAGPPR from the coding sequence ATGAGCGCAGGGCCAGCGGGATGGGAAGGCCTCACCCGCTCGCGTGCCGCCCCGGACTCCGGCGCATCGGCCCAGGAGCTGCTGCTCCAGGTGGGCGCGAGCCTCCATGCCACGCTGGTCGTGGACGGCCGTGGGTGGATTGTGTGGATGGATGCCGTGCTGGCCGGTGCGGCCGGGTGGCGCGGCGAGCCCCCTGTCGGTCACCGCATGGACGAGGTGCTCGGCGACCTTCCCTGGCTGAGGGGTGCACTCGAAGCTGCGCTCGAGGGCACGGAGGGGCTGTGCGAGGGCGGCGGGCGGGGGCAGCGGCTGAGCGCCGTGGTGGTGCCCGTCTACGGAGACGACGGGACGCTGGCGGGGGTCTGCGCCCGCCTCAGGAGCGTCGAGTCCCCGAAGCGGGCGCCTCCAGAGGAGCCGCGAGCGGGCATGGCGGACGCCATCGAGGAGCGCCTGGCGCGGGAGCACCTCGAGCAGAAGACCTCGCTGCTGCGCGCCACCTTCGACTCGATAACGGAAGGCGTCATCGTGGTGGGCCTGGACCGGAAGATGACCGCCTTCAACAAGCGGTTCCAGGAGATGTGGGGGCTCACCGACGCGATGATGGAGGACCGGGACGCGCAGCGGGCGCTCGCGCGTGCAATCCCACTGGTGAAGGACCCGGAGGCGTTCATCGCGCGCGTCCAGCGGAGGTTCGAGCCGTCCGCCGAGGAGGACACCGACACCGTCGAGCTGCTGGATGGCCGGGTGCTGGAGCGCAGGTCGATTCCCCAGCGGCTGGGCGACACCATCGTCGGCCGCATCTGGAGCTACCGGGACGTGACGGCCGAGCGCCATGCCCAGGCGGAGCAGGCCCGGCTGCTCGCCGCCGAGCAGCACGCACGCGAGCGCCTGGAGGAGTCGTTCGCCGTGCTCGATACCTTCCTCAACCATGCGCCCATCGGCCTCGCCTTCATCGGGCGTGACCTGCGCTACCTGCGCATCAATGATGCGCTGGCCGCACTCCATGGCCCGCGCCGGGAGGAGAATGTCGGAAGGACCGTCCGGGAGATGACGCCCCGGCTGGCCTCCACCATCGAGCCCCTGCTGCGCCAGGTCCTGGAGACGGGGGTCCCCATCATCGGCATCAACATGACGGGAGAGGTGCCGGTCACTCCGGGAGAGCCCCGGCACTGGCAGGTCAGCTACTACCCCGTGAGCACGGCGAGCGGAGGCATCCTGGGCGTGGGGGCGGTGGTGGTCGAGGTGACGGCCGAGCGCCGCGCCCAGGCCGACCGCGAGCGCCTGCTGCGCGAGGCCGAGGAGGCCATCCGCATCCGCGACGACTTCCTGTCCATCGCCGCCCACGAGCTGAAGACCCCGCTGACGCCGCTCAAGCTCCACCTGCAGATGATGAAGGGACAGGCGGATGCCGGCCGCCTCGTGAGCCCGCACCACGTGGACAAGGCGCTCACCCAGGTCTCCCGGCTGCGGGTGCTGGTCAATGACCTGCTGGACACCTCGCGCATCCAGGCCGGAAGGCTGGAGCTGTCGACCGGGTCCATCTGCCTGAGGGAGTTCATCCGCGACGTCCTCTCGGACTTCCGCGCCGTCAGCGCCCTCCACTCGCTCGAGTTCGAGGAGGCCGGCGAGCCCCTCGTCATCCAGGGGGACCGCGGGCGGCTGCACCAGGTGATGACGAACCTGGTGGAGAACGCCCTCAAGTACAGCCCCTCCGGCGGCACCGTCCGCGTCATGGTCCGGCGGGAGGGAGCCCTGGCCATCGTCTCCGTGAAGGACGAAGGCATTGGAATCCCGGAGGACCAGCAGGCCCACCTCTTCGAGCGCTTCTTCCGCGCGCGCAACGCGCCCATCTCCGGCTTCGGAGGGCTGGGCCTGGGGCTCTACATCTGCCACGACATCATCGAGCGGCACGGCGGCCACATCTGGGTGGAGAGCGGAGCGGGGCGCGGCTCGACCTTCCATTTCTCCCTGCCCCTCGCGGACGGCGCCGGCCCTCCGCGTTGA
- a CDS encoding phospholipase D-like domain-containing protein gives MKRVIIPGRNCWTVEETSDAGVLVDGRSYYRELYRAARKARRYIAITGWQFDSDVALLRGEDTGEARGESRLLPMLDELCRANPELHVYVLAWDFSLLLAMEREWMQHLIFNWTTNERVRFRFDASSPLYGAHHQKLVVIDGVVAFTGGMDVCDCRWDDRDHPVSSALRCDSGRDPHGPYHDVQSVLTGPVVDKLAELFEARWAHSGGGELRLPKVARDDVDFSCSMPAPPGPVAISRTFGKTLLPPQEAVQEVRALYLDAIDSAERFIYIENQYFSSRAIYQALVRRMRAAGRGRLQVMLVLPQQPEALREQLAMGLAQVRLLRSLERVAHETGHAFGVYCSAGRNEAGEDVYTYIHSKVMVVDDRFLTLGSANTTNRSLGLDSELNLSWEAEEDGDAVSRAIRRIRVSLMAEHAGLSGVAPVRVLTRADGALVDWLDGVASASQHRLRPHPMVTVFDQTPLLKSLEPEDLIIDPEDSVLDESLFEALHRAEDGLFASGVRLLSRWLVGAGTERPHRAILPAGVDDDAGRSTGG, from the coding sequence TTGAAACGCGTCATCATTCCCGGACGTAATTGCTGGACGGTGGAGGAGACGAGCGACGCGGGCGTGCTGGTCGACGGGCGCTCCTACTACCGGGAGCTGTATCGGGCCGCTCGGAAGGCCCGGCGCTACATCGCGATTACGGGCTGGCAGTTCGACAGCGACGTCGCGCTGCTGCGCGGCGAGGACACGGGCGAGGCGCGCGGTGAGTCGCGGCTGCTGCCCATGCTGGACGAGCTGTGCCGGGCCAACCCGGAGCTGCACGTGTACGTGCTGGCCTGGGACTTCAGCCTGCTGCTCGCGATGGAGCGCGAGTGGATGCAGCACCTCATCTTCAACTGGACGACGAACGAGCGCGTGCGCTTCCGCTTCGATGCGTCCAGCCCGCTGTACGGGGCGCACCACCAGAAGCTGGTGGTCATCGACGGCGTCGTGGCCTTCACCGGTGGCATGGATGTCTGTGATTGCCGCTGGGACGACCGGGACCACCCGGTGAGCTCGGCGCTGCGCTGTGACAGCGGGAGGGACCCGCACGGGCCCTACCATGACGTGCAGTCGGTGCTCACCGGCCCGGTGGTGGACAAGCTGGCGGAGCTGTTCGAGGCGCGCTGGGCGCACTCGGGCGGCGGCGAGCTGCGGCTGCCCAAGGTGGCGCGCGACGACGTGGACTTCAGCTGCAGCATGCCGGCGCCTCCGGGGCCGGTGGCCATCAGCCGGACCTTCGGCAAGACGCTGCTGCCTCCGCAGGAAGCGGTGCAGGAGGTGCGCGCGCTGTACCTGGACGCCATCGACTCGGCCGAGCGCTTCATCTACATCGAGAACCAGTACTTCTCTTCGCGCGCCATCTACCAGGCGCTGGTGCGGCGCATGCGCGCGGCGGGGCGCGGGCGGCTCCAGGTGATGCTGGTGCTGCCGCAGCAGCCAGAGGCCCTGCGGGAGCAACTGGCCATGGGGCTGGCCCAGGTGCGCCTGCTGCGCTCGCTGGAGCGCGTGGCGCACGAGACGGGACATGCCTTCGGTGTGTACTGCTCCGCCGGACGCAACGAGGCGGGCGAGGACGTCTACACGTACATCCATTCCAAGGTCATGGTGGTGGACGACCGGTTCCTCACGCTGGGCTCGGCCAACACCACCAACCGCAGCCTGGGCCTGGACTCGGAGCTGAACCTGAGCTGGGAGGCGGAGGAGGACGGTGACGCGGTGTCGCGCGCCATCCGCCGCATCCGCGTGTCATTGATGGCGGAGCACGCGGGCCTGTCGGGCGTGGCGCCGGTGCGCGTGCTGACGCGGGCCGACGGCGCGCTGGTGGACTGGCTGGACGGGGTGGCCTCCGCGAGCCAGCACCGGCTGCGGCCGCACCCCATGGTGACGGTGTTCGACCAGACGCCGCTGCTCAAGTCGCTGGAGCCGGAGGACCTCATCATCGACCCGGAGGACTCCGTGCTGGACGAGTCCCTCTTCGAGGCGCTGCACCGCGCCGAGGACGGACTGTTCGCCTCGGGCGTGCGCCTGCTGTCGCGCTGGCTGGTGGGCGCGGGCACGGAGCGTCCGCACCGCGCCATCCTCCCGGCGGGGGTGGATGACGACGCCGGGCGTTCCACGGGCGGCTGA
- a CDS encoding chaperonin has translation MAKTTQRGQVIRRSARQVKVTTARAVKGASRSARQVQVTLGDLIAAAFDTVGGEVKKVAQVVSSKDMTLATGKHIVIVG, from the coding sequence ATGGCGAAGACGACTCAGCGTGGGCAGGTCATCCGTCGTAGCGCTCGGCAGGTGAAGGTGACGACGGCGCGTGCGGTGAAGGGTGCCAGCCGGAGCGCTCGCCAGGTGCAGGTGACGCTGGGCGACCTCATCGCGGCGGCGTTCGACACGGTGGGCGGCGAGGTGAAGAAGGTGGCCCAGGTGGTGTCCTCGAAGGACATGACGCTGGCCACGGGCAAGCACATCGTCATCGTCGGCTGA
- a CDS encoding anti-sigma factor family protein, whose translation MAGNPACERFVPMLSPYVDGELSPAERVNVERHLSACRDCTGRAADLRAESGLLRVGLDMAVDDVDFKDFAQKVMARVTPEKPPLIERMKLALSEMFLYQRTAMLSSLATAAVLVAVGLPLLLSDRAPVGYAAERMTVKSIQPYQNARVAPVVMETDNGGTIIWLVDEETQDGSSREDEELEEEIGGGMKPGSDGRQQPARPVQDAPKPSGGPL comes from the coding sequence ATGGCCGGAAATCCCGCGTGTGAGCGTTTCGTCCCGATGCTCTCCCCGTACGTCGACGGGGAGCTGTCGCCCGCGGAGCGCGTCAATGTCGAACGTCACCTGTCCGCCTGTCGGGACTGCACGGGACGTGCGGCCGACCTGCGCGCCGAGTCGGGCCTGCTCCGGGTGGGCCTGGACATGGCCGTGGACGACGTGGACTTCAAGGACTTCGCGCAGAAGGTGATGGCGCGGGTGACGCCGGAGAAGCCGCCGCTCATTGAACGGATGAAGCTGGCGCTGTCGGAGATGTTCCTCTACCAGCGCACCGCCATGCTCTCGTCGCTGGCCACCGCCGCGGTGCTGGTGGCGGTGGGGCTGCCGCTGTTGCTCTCCGACCGGGCGCCGGTGGGCTACGCCGCGGAGCGCATGACGGTGAAGTCCATCCAGCCGTACCAGAACGCCCGCGTCGCGCCGGTGGTGATGGAGACGGACAACGGGGGTACCATCATCTGGCTGGTGGACGAGGAGACGCAGGACGGCTCCTCGCGCGAGGACGAGGAGCTGGAGGAGGAGATTGGCGGCGGCATGAAGCCGGGCAGTGACGGGCGTCAGCAGCCCGCGCGGCCGGTGCAGGATGCCCCGAAACCGTCGGGAGGTCCCCTGTGA
- a CDS encoding RNA polymerase sigma factor encodes MATDDLTLVKRVRSGDQRAFKLLVERYQRKVYAVALGMLKDKEEAMDVSQEAFVKVYKYLDHFKGDSSFYTWLYRITVNICIDVIRKKGGGGEVVEFDETQDMDLSEARIGALGSRLGTNPQKSALRRELAEKIQEALATVPEKHRAILLLREIEGMSYEDLARTLDIPKGTVMSRLFHARAKVQKILSEYLELDEAKSGVGSE; translated from the coding sequence TTGGCAACCGACGACCTCACTCTCGTCAAGCGCGTCCGGAGCGGCGACCAGCGCGCATTCAAGCTCCTCGTCGAGCGTTACCAGCGCAAGGTGTACGCCGTTGCCCTGGGCATGCTGAAGGACAAGGAAGAAGCAATGGACGTCTCCCAGGAGGCGTTCGTCAAGGTCTACAAGTACCTGGACCACTTCAAGGGCGACTCGTCCTTCTACACCTGGCTCTACCGCATCACCGTCAACATCTGCATCGACGTGATTCGCAAGAAGGGCGGCGGCGGCGAGGTCGTCGAGTTCGACGAGACGCAGGACATGGACCTGTCGGAGGCCCGCATCGGCGCGCTCGGCAGCCGGCTGGGCACCAACCCCCAGAAGAGCGCCCTGCGCCGCGAGCTGGCGGAGAAAATCCAGGAGGCCCTGGCCACCGTGCCCGAGAAGCACCGCGCCATCCTCCTGCTCCGGGAGATCGAGGGCATGTCCTACGAGGACCTGGCCCGCACCCTGGATATTCCCAAGGGAACGGTGATGAGCCGCCTGTTCCATGCCCGGGCCAAGGTTCAGAAAATCCTCAGTGAATACCTGGAGTTGGACGAAGCCAAGAGCGGGGTGGGCAGTGAGTGA
- a CDS encoding Immediate early protein ICP0, translating to MSSFRITSELARILRSGSGAPAALPQGPEAPQSPTRPGQDDNFRTQPQAPTGRPVLGGEARGPVKSVEELVPPGLEKVAGQEELAHKFASDAALLAAQLKPSQLTGSERATRLWAFYAAYATAAAAKPPQEEAKQAFREALQGQGFAELRDARTAENGVDRGLWVLAARTPDEARERIATVRLEPPPDIRHSEAAGRKEPPPGERAAEQALSLPAGARLSDAIRGTAVPVTLEGREPGQEDEADPLHQRRTKRRLGPAMLWNVLHGFRAPPEDGALAQAQWDRATFGAVLALTAIALIVIALVSL from the coding sequence ATGTCCTCCTTCCGAATCACCTCCGAGCTGGCCCGCATCCTCCGCTCCGGCAGTGGGGCCCCGGCCGCCCTGCCCCAGGGCCCGGAGGCTCCGCAGTCGCCGACGCGGCCGGGCCAGGACGACAACTTCCGCACCCAGCCGCAGGCACCCACGGGCCGCCCCGTCCTGGGCGGCGAGGCGCGCGGGCCGGTGAAGTCGGTGGAGGAGCTGGTGCCGCCGGGCCTGGAGAAGGTGGCCGGGCAGGAGGAGCTGGCCCACAAGTTCGCCTCGGACGCGGCGCTGCTGGCCGCGCAGCTGAAGCCCTCGCAGCTCACCGGCTCCGAGCGCGCCACGCGCCTGTGGGCCTTCTACGCCGCCTATGCCACGGCCGCCGCCGCGAAGCCGCCCCAGGAGGAGGCGAAGCAGGCCTTCCGCGAGGCCCTCCAGGGCCAGGGCTTCGCCGAGCTGCGCGACGCCCGCACCGCGGAGAACGGCGTGGACCGCGGCCTCTGGGTGCTGGCCGCCCGCACCCCCGACGAGGCCCGCGAGCGCATCGCCACCGTCCGCCTGGAGCCGCCCCCGGACATCCGCCACTCCGAGGCCGCCGGCCGCAAGGAGCCCCCGCCCGGTGAGCGGGCCGCCGAGCAGGCGCTGTCCCTCCCGGCCGGCGCGCGCCTGTCCGACGCCATCCGCGGCACCGCCGTCCCCGTGACGCTGGAGGGCCGCGAGCCCGGCCAGGAGGACGAGGCGGACCCCCTGCACCAGCGCCGCACGAAGCGCCGCCTGGGCCCGGCCATGCTCTGGAACGTCCTCCACGGCTTCCGCGCGCCCCCGGAGGACGGGGCGCTGGCGCAGGCCCAATGGGACAGGGCCACCTTCGGGGCCGTGCTCGCCCTGACGGCCATCGCCCTCATCGTCATCGCGCTCGTGAGCCTCTAG